GGCGGGAGGCCGCTACGCCTCCACCGGGAGGGAAAGCGGGCTGTGAAGGCGGTGATCATGGCCGGGGGCGAGGGAACGCGGCTGCGTCCCCTCACCTGCACCCGGCCCAAGCCCATGGTGCCGGTGGCCAACCGGCCGGTCATGGCCTACGCGCTCGAGCTGCTCTCCCGGCACGGCCTGCGCGAGGCCGCGGTTACCCTGCAGTACCTCCCCCGGCACATCACCGACTACTTCGGGGAGGGCGAGGACTGGGGCATCAGGCTCCACTACTTCCTGGAGAGTTCCCCCCTGGGCACCGCCGGCAGCGTCAAGAACGCCGCCGCCTTTCTCGATGAGACCTTCCTGGTGGTGAGCGGCGATGCCCTCACCGACTTCTCCCTGGAGGAAGCGGTGCGCTTCCACCGGGAGCGCAAGGCCCTGGCCACCCTGGTGCTCACCACCGTGGACAATCCGCTGGAATACGGGGTGGTCATCACCGATTCCGACGGCCGCATCCGCCGCTTCCTGGAAAAGCCCGGGTGGGGCGAGGTGTTCAGCGACCGGGTCAACACCGGCATCTACGTGCTGGAGCCGGAGGTGCTGCAGTACGTCCCCTCCGACCGGCCCTTCGACTTCAGCAGGGACCTCTTCCCGCTCCTGCTGCGCGAGGGCCTGCCTCTCTACGGATGCCTCCTGCGCGGTTTCTGGTGCGACATCGGCAGGTTGAAAACAGATCTTCTCGGGCCGCAGCGTCTTGCCTCCAGCCTGGGCAAGGTGGATCTGGCCCTCGACGACGCTACCCTTGACGAGCTGCGCCGGGATAAATGACCCAACCGCCAAGGCGGGCCGCGTAGGGAGTCGGTCTTGACTTTCCGTAACATTATTCATATTATCTTCCATAGAAGGAGGTATCGCCCTATGGAGGTAAGCCTCGAGAACCTGGCCAGCGCCACGGCGGTTTCCAAGTCTTTTGGTCGCTTTCTGTCGCGCTCCAAGAAGGAGCCGGTTTTTATCCTCAGGAACAATGAGGTGGAGGCGGTCTTGGTGGGCATCAAACACTACCGGCGGCTGGCCGAGGCTTACGAAGTTCTGCAGGACCTGAGCCTGGCTCGGGAAGTCTTTGAGCAGCCCACCGATAACCCCGAGGGCAAGACCGTCTTTGACATCCTGGCCGAATTCGAAAGCTAGGGAGCCACGAGGGGTGTACGAGGTTCGGCCTAAGAACGCGAACCGTCTTCGGCACGATATTGCCCGGTTAACCCCCGATGAGCGTGAGCGCGTACGAGAGGCCCTTCTGGCCCTGGCCGAAAACCCGCGGCCCCGAGGGGCCCTGTGTCTAGAGAAGAACTACTATCGGATCAGAGTTGGCCCCATGCGGATCCTATACCAGGTTCTCGACGAGGAACGTCTGATCCTGGTAGGCGCAATCGTCAGGCGTAGCGAAGCTACCTACAGGCGCTGGCGGTCGCTTTTCAAGTAAGGTCCTAAGATCAATCCTGAGGCAAGCCGGTGTGACCGCGGAAGAGTTCAGCAAACTTCTGTTGTAGTCCTTTTCGATGGCGCACGGTACTACCTGCCCGCTTTTACCCGCCGGCAGGTAAGCGCCGCCCCCGCGTCGAACATAGGATAGACAGACGGAAGCGGCACCCACCGTAACCGGGCCGGCCGCAAACCGGCCGGGCCCGAGTGGTGCCCGGCGCGAGGGGGCGTCCCGCATGGCCGACCCGTCCGACCTCATGGACCGCCTGCGGCAGGGCGACGCCTCGGCCTTCGAGGAGTTCGCCGCCGCTTATTGGCGCAAAATCTACGCCCTGGCCCTGAGCCTTTCCGGCAACCGCGCCGACGCCGAAGACCTCACCCAGGAAGTGCTGCTCAAGGTCTACCAGGGCTTCTCCCAATACGTGCAGAAGGCCGGAAACCTGGAGGCCTTCGTGCACCGCATGACCGTCAACCTCTGGATCGACTGGGTGCGCCGCCGCCGGCGCGCCCCGGAGTTTTCCCTGGACGGCGCCCTGGACCGGCAGGAAGGCAGCGCCGGTCTGGACCTGCCCGACCCGGAGGCGGGTGTGGAAGAGGTGCACCGGAAGGAGTTCTGGTCGGCGGTCTGGCAGGCCTTCGGCGAGCTGCCGGAATCCTACCGGGTGCTGCTCAAGCTGCGGGCCGTGGACCGGATGTCCTACAAGGAAATCGCCGCCGCCCTGGGCGAGAGCGAGGCGGCGGTTAGGGCCAAGCTCAACCGCAGCCGGGCCCTGCTCCGGGAGAAGCTGCGCCGCCGCGGCTTCGACCCCCGGCAGTGACCCCGTGCCGACCGGTATTCTGTCTCTTTTCGCCTGGGAGTCTGCTATAATGTTACCGGCAGACCGCGCCAGAAGGACCATACGCGGTCCCGGAAGGAAGGTGCAGCCGTGAACCTCGATCGCATCACGGTGGACCCCCAGGTGTGTATGGGTCAGCCCACCATTCGCGGCACGCGAATAACCGTCGCCTTTGTCCTGAAGCTCCTGGCCTCGGGCATGGACGTGCCCTCGCTGCTTTCCGCCTACCCCGAACTGGCGGAGGAAGATGTGTGCCAGGCTCTGGCGTACGCCGCCTGGCTGGCCGCCGAGCAGACCCGTACGGTTCCCCGTATTTAGTCCTGCGGAATGGGCGTGCCCGCGTGCCAGCGCGCCCACAGGTTACCGGCCCGGCAACACTTCCAGGTCCACGGCGCGCAAGGCTTCCCAGAGCCGCTCGTCGAAACAACCCGCCACTACCCGGTCCTTTACCCGCACCTTCAAGGTTAGCGCCGATGCAAGGTGAATGGCGTCAAAGCCCCTCAAGCGGTGTTTTTCTGCCAGCTCGCCGGCGAACCTGGCAAGGGAGTCTGACACTTCCAGGGCCAGATACCGCGGCCAATCGCTTTCCAGTGCCGCCACTACCTGGCGGTAGTCCTTCTCGTCCAAAAGACCGTCTCGTAAGCCCCGGGCCAGCGCAGCCCGCGCCTCGGGATAGGCCACTATGCTGGTGGCCGCAACCGCAGCTTCGCCCACCAACCGGCGGACCGCCTCCGAGCCCGGCTCCAGGACGTAGAGCTTCACCAGGGCGCTGGTGTCCAGGTAGCAGATCACCGGCGGTCCTCCGCGACCAGCGACGCGATTGACGCCTCGCCGCGGACCGGTGCCGGCGCTGCCATACCCTGCGGTTTCCCCCCGCGCCAGGAGGCCATCCCCTGCTCCACTAGGGCCAGGACGGGGAGTTGCTCGTTTCCCGGAACCGGCACCAGCTTGGCAACCGGGACGTTGCGCTCCGTAATTAGGACCGTCTCCCCCTGTTTGACGCGCCTCAGATACATGCTGAAGCGGTTTTTGACTTCTCTGATACCCGCCTCCACAGAACCACCTCCAGTGGCTACATTATAGCCCGTAAGAGGCCACATTTCAACAGGCCCCAACCTTTCGAGGGCACGGCTGGTCCTGTGCGAGCACCTAAGATGCCGTGACCAAACCTCCCCAAGAAATTTCTTAGTGCCCCGCGAAACTTTTCCCCGTTTCCATCGTGATTCCTAACAGAGCCCGCAAAGCGCCGGGCTGCGGAGAGGAGTCAGTACCGTGAACTGCCGGCAGGCCGAAAACCTAATATCCGCCTACCTGGACGGGGAGCTTGAAGGCGGGTACCGCGCCGAGATCGAGGCACACCTGGCCTCCTGCCCGGCCTGCCGCCAATACGCGGAGGAGCTGGAGGCGGCCCAGGCCGCCCTGGCCGGCATCTTCGCCGCGGCCGAGCCCCCGGCGGACCTGCTGGAGCGGGTGATGGCCCGTGTCCGCAGCGCCGGGGCCGAAACCCCGGTATCCCGGCAGGCGGCCGCTTTTTCGGGCTGGCGCCGGACCTTCGCGGTCGCGGGCCTGGCGGCCGCCGTGGTGCTGGCCTGCCTGCAGTTCGGCGAGGCGCGGCTGAACCCGTTCTCGCGGCCCGTGGCCCCGGTGCCCCAGGTGGCGGTGAACGAGCCGGCCCAGCCGCAGCCGGTCGGGCCGGGCAGGCCCGCAGCTCCGGAGGTCGATACCTCCCCTGAGGTTGAGACCTCCACGCCGGCGGCGGAAAGTCCCGCGCCGGAGGCGGGCGCTCCCGAAGCGTCCCCCTCCGGGGAGACGGCCACGCCTGAGGCCATTCAAGGCGGCGAGGCTCCGGCGGCCGGGGAGAAGCGGGGCGAACCGTCCGGCAGCATCCTCACGGACAAAGAGGTCCGGGCCGCGGCCGGCGAAGTGCGGGTGGCGTTAGCCGATACCGCCGCCGGGCCGGCCAAGACCTTCCTCAGCCATGCCCGGCACCTGCGAACCACCGTGGTGCGGCTGGGCGTGGAGGACCTTGAGGCGGCGCGGGCCGGGGTAACGGAGACGGCGGTTGCGTGCGGCGCGGTTTCGGTCGACGAGGCCTGGACCTACCAGGACCGCCAGATGATCCTGAGGGTGCTCCTGCCCGTGGGCAGCGCGGCCCGATTCGCGGCCCAGGTTTCCACCCTGGGCGAGGTCCTGGGCCGGAGCACGGAAACCGCGAACGTAACCAACGAGTTCGAGCGGCGCCTGGCCGAATACCGGGAACTCTCGGCCAAAGAGGATCCGCAGAGCAAAACGCTGGCCGAGGCGGCCGAAAAGGTCCTGGAGGCCCTGGACCGGGAGAGCCTGGAGGCGGGCCGGGAAGTGGTCAACGTGTGGCTCCAACTCCGCTAGCCCCATCGGGCGGGCGGGGTGGGCATAGAACTTTCCGGAAAAGGGGGTATGCGGTCCCGGAGGGCGCGGGCAGGCGCAGCTCCGCCGGCGGTGGGCGCCTACATAGGAGCCGCCGGACGGGAGGCGCGGGCGGCGCGGTCCGGGAAAAAGGGAAGTGAAACGCGGAGGAATTCTCAGCCTGCAATGTGGACGCAGCTCGAGGGGTGAAGAGGGCCGCAAGGCTCGGAGCAAACCGATCAATTCCAAATTTCGGGAGGGAGAATTGAGTGAGGAAGACGCGCAGTAAAGCGGTATCCATCCTGGTCGCGCTGACCTTCCTGCTGACCATGGTCTTCGCCTTCGCCGGCCCGGCCGCGGCGGGCACGACCTACTCCGTTAGCAGCGCGCCGACGGTGTCGGACACGACTAACCAGCAGGCCGGTACCATTTATGTTAACATGTCTCCCCTTGCTGAATACAGTACGGCGCTGCTGTCGTTGCCTACAGGCGTCACGCTTGACAATGTCAACGACGTTCAAGTAGCGACGAGCAGTTCCGTAGTAGCCAATGTATATCCCGTGGCGACCACACCAACCGGCGCCATTAAGAGCGTGAGGCTTGAGGTCGCCCCAAGTTCTGGTATTGTAGACACGGCATGGGTTACCTTGGCATTTGCCGATGTAGATGTGGACACGGGCTACACCGGAGACATCACCGTGACCATCACAGGCCTTAGCGGCCAACTTCCGGATGGGGACGTCGTGATAGCCACGGTCGGGCCGGGCCAGGTGACGCTTGCCGCGGATGGCATGCCCACCCTTGGCGAGAGCGGAGGTACGGTCAAGATCAAGCTTCGGGAGAGCACCGCAGGTGCTCTGGTAACGGGCGCTTCCCTGAAGTTGAAGCTACCAGCGGGATTCGAGTGGGATGATACGACACTGGTGGTCAAGGACGTGACCACCGAGAATTCCGTATCAACCATTACAGGTACAGCCTCTGGCCGGGACCTGACCCTTAACGTTAGCGACACTAGTGGTAAAGGGTACTACCGTGTCGAGGTGAAGGTAGTTCCCACCTCGACCGCCAAACAGGGCGACATCACCGTGACCGTGCTAGCGGGTACCACTAAGAACTTCTCGCCCTCCTCCCTGGTGGTGGCCAAATACGGCGACTACGGCGTGACCGTCAGCGTTGACAGCACGCCGGAGCTCATCGCCGGCCGGTAC
The Clostridia bacterium DNA segment above includes these coding regions:
- a CDS encoding type II toxin-antitoxin system Phd/YefM family antitoxin is translated as MEVSLENLASATAVSKSFGRFLSRSKKEPVFILRNNEVEAVLVGIKHYRRLAEAYEVLQDLSLAREVFEQPTDNPEGKTVFDILAEFES
- a CDS encoding type II toxin-antitoxin system RelE/ParE family toxin → MYEVRPKNANRLRHDIARLTPDERERVREALLALAENPRPRGALCLEKNYYRIRVGPMRILYQVLDEERLILVGAIVRRSEATYRRWRSLFK
- a CDS encoding sigma-70 family RNA polymerase sigma factor, with the protein product MADPSDLMDRLRQGDASAFEEFAAAYWRKIYALALSLSGNRADAEDLTQEVLLKVYQGFSQYVQKAGNLEAFVHRMTVNLWIDWVRRRRRAPEFSLDGALDRQEGSAGLDLPDPEAGVEEVHRKEFWSAVWQAFGELPESYRVLLKLRAVDRMSYKEIAAALGESEAAVRAKLNRSRALLREKLRRRGFDPRQ
- a CDS encoding DUF433 domain-containing protein; this encodes MNLDRITVDPQVCMGQPTIRGTRITVAFVLKLLASGMDVPSLLSAYPELAEEDVCQALAYAAWLAAEQTRTVPRI
- a CDS encoding type II toxin-antitoxin system VapC family toxin is translated as MICYLDTSALVKLYVLEPGSEAVRRLVGEAAVAATSIVAYPEARAALARGLRDGLLDEKDYRQVVAALESDWPRYLALEVSDSLARFAGELAEKHRLRGFDAIHLASALTLKVRVKDRVVAGCFDERLWEALRAVDLEVLPGR
- a CDS encoding type II toxin-antitoxin system prevent-host-death family antitoxin, with the protein product MEAGIREVKNRFSMYLRRVKQGETVLITERNVPVAKLVPVPGNEQLPVLALVEQGMASWRGGKPQGMAAPAPVRGEASIASLVAEDRR
- a CDS encoding zf-HC2 domain-containing protein, encoding MNCRQAENLISAYLDGELEGGYRAEIEAHLASCPACRQYAEELEAAQAALAGIFAAAEPPADLLERVMARVRSAGAETPVSRQAAAFSGWRRTFAVAGLAAAVVLACLQFGEARLNPFSRPVAPVPQVAVNEPAQPQPVGPGRPAAPEVDTSPEVETSTPAAESPAPEAGAPEASPSGETATPEAIQGGEAPAAGEKRGEPSGSILTDKEVRAAAGEVRVALADTAAGPAKTFLSHARHLRTTVVRLGVEDLEAARAGVTETAVACGAVSVDEAWTYQDRQMILRVLLPVGSAARFAAQVSTLGEVLGRSTETANVTNEFERRLAEYRELSAKEDPQSKTLAEAAEKVLEALDRESLEAGREVVNVWLQLR